A single region of the Pseudomonas sp. GGS8 genome encodes:
- a CDS encoding glycosyltransferase family 4 protein, translated as MQLAFVLYKYFPFGGLQRDFMRIALECQQRGHQIRVYTLIWEGDIPPGFEVLVAPVKAFFNHRRNEKLTDWMEADLAKRPVDRLIGFNKMPGLDVYYAADGCFEDKAQNLRNSLYRRWGRYRHFAEYERAVFAKDAKTDVLMISEVQQPLFIKHYDTPIERFHLLPPGIAQDRRRPANADEIRAGFRAEFNLKDDELLLVQIGSGFKTKGVDRSLKALAALPAELKKRTRLFVIGQDDPKVFQLQSATLGLGDNVQFLKGRSDIPRFLLGADLLIHPAYNENTGTVLLEALVAGLPVLVSAVCGYAHYIAEADAGLVLDEPFDQAQLAQYLTGMLNDTDARAAWSRNGLAFAGTADLYSMPQHAADVILAEHA; from the coding sequence ATGCAATTGGCATTTGTCTTGTACAAGTACTTTCCTTTTGGCGGCTTGCAGCGTGACTTCATGCGCATCGCCCTTGAATGCCAGCAGCGCGGCCATCAAATTCGTGTCTACACGTTGATCTGGGAAGGCGACATCCCGCCGGGCTTCGAAGTGTTGGTGGCGCCGGTCAAGGCGTTCTTCAATCATCGGCGCAACGAGAAGCTCACCGACTGGATGGAAGCCGATCTGGCCAAGCGTCCGGTTGACCGTCTGATCGGTTTCAACAAAATGCCGGGTCTGGACGTTTACTACGCCGCCGACGGCTGCTTCGAAGACAAGGCGCAAAACCTGCGCAACTCGCTGTACCGTCGTTGGGGCCGCTACCGGCACTTCGCCGAGTACGAACGCGCGGTGTTCGCCAAGGACGCCAAGACCGACGTGCTGATGATTTCCGAAGTCCAGCAGCCGCTGTTCATCAAGCATTACGACACGCCGATCGAACGTTTCCATCTGCTGCCACCGGGCATCGCCCAGGACCGTCGTCGCCCCGCGAACGCCGATGAAATTCGCGCCGGGTTCCGCGCCGAATTCAACCTGAAAGACGATGAGCTGCTGTTGGTACAGATCGGTTCCGGGTTCAAGACCAAAGGCGTGGACCGTAGTCTCAAGGCCCTGGCCGCGCTGCCCGCCGAGCTGAAAAAGCGCACCCGGCTGTTTGTAATTGGCCAGGACGACCCCAAAGTATTCCAACTGCAGAGCGCCACTTTGGGGCTCGGCGATAACGTGCAGTTCCTCAAGGGCCGCAGCGATATCCCGCGTTTCCTGCTCGGTGCCGATCTGCTGATCCACCCGGCGTACAACGAAAATACCGGGACGGTATTGCTTGAGGCTTTGGTGGCCGGATTACCGGTGCTGGTGAGCGCAGTGTGCGGTTACGCCCATTACATCGCCGAGGCTGACGCCGGTCTGGTGCTGGACGAACCCTTCGATCAGGCGCAACTGGCTCAGTACCTGACCGGCATGTTGAACGACACCGATGCACGGGCGGCCTGGAGCCGCAACGGTCTGGCCTTCGCCGGGACGGCCGACCTCTACAGCATGCCGCAGCACGCGGCCGATGTGATTCTGGCGGAGCACGCTTAA
- a CDS encoding lipopolysaccharide kinase InaA family protein, producing the protein MSGWKLEPAYSDLAEDFGSLDAVFALTGEQLTSDPLSEVIRVQRNGVNYYVKRYVSAGKGLRRYLGTPRVKAEWQNLKRFAKWGIPTAEVVAWGLERHGVAYARGAMITRELSHTEDLSALANRHDPKLADRAWVDTVSRQLAGYTRTMHDNRFTHNDLKWRNLLVDDEPRLFLIDCPNGYFWRGFWLKYRITKDLACLDKVAKYHLSATQRLRFYLQYRQCARLNAADKKRIRHVVRFFEGRE; encoded by the coding sequence ATGTCGGGTTGGAAACTGGAGCCGGCCTACAGTGACCTGGCAGAAGATTTTGGCAGTCTTGATGCGGTTTTTGCCCTCACGGGCGAGCAACTGACCAGTGATCCGCTGTCCGAGGTCATTCGTGTCCAGCGCAACGGCGTCAACTATTACGTCAAACGTTACGTCAGTGCCGGCAAAGGCCTGCGCCGCTACTTGGGTACACCCCGGGTGAAAGCCGAGTGGCAGAACCTCAAGCGTTTCGCCAAGTGGGGCATTCCCACCGCCGAAGTGGTGGCCTGGGGCCTGGAGCGGCACGGCGTGGCGTACGCCCGTGGGGCGATGATCACCCGCGAACTGTCGCATACCGAAGACTTGTCGGCCCTGGCCAACCGGCATGATCCGAAACTGGCGGACCGCGCCTGGGTCGACACCGTCAGTCGCCAATTGGCCGGTTACACCCGGACCATGCACGACAACCGTTTTACCCATAACGATTTGAAGTGGCGCAATCTGTTGGTCGACGATGAGCCCCGGCTGTTCCTGATCGATTGCCCCAACGGCTATTTCTGGCGCGGCTTCTGGCTCAAATACCGTATCACCAAAGACCTGGCCTGCCTCGACAAGGTCGCCAAGTATCACCTGTCGGCCACCCAGCGCCTGCGCTTTTACCTGCAATACCGCCAATGCGCCCGGCTCAATGCCGCGGACAAGAAACGTATTCGGCACGTGGTGAGATTTTTTGAGGGACGCGAATGA
- the rfaP gene encoding lipopolysaccharide core heptose(I) kinase RfaP, translated as MKLMLAEPFKSLWAGRDPFAEVEGLKGEVYRELEARRTLRTEVDGHGFFVKIHRGIGWGEIFKNLLTAKLPVLGAGQEWKAIQRLQEVGVPTMTAVAYGEKGSNPADQHSFIVTEELAPTISLEDFSIDWVKHPPEPKLKRALIAEVARMTGMMHRAGVNHRDCYICHFLLHTDKPVTCDDFKLSVIDLHRAQTRPTITQRWRNKDLAALYFSALEIGLTRRDKLRFLKGYFQQPLRQILAEEAGLLAWLEGKASKLYERKQRYGDAL; from the coding sequence ATGAAGTTGATGCTGGCTGAACCGTTCAAGAGCCTCTGGGCCGGACGCGACCCGTTCGCCGAAGTCGAGGGCCTCAAGGGCGAGGTGTACCGCGAGCTCGAAGCGCGCCGGACACTGCGAACTGAAGTGGACGGCCACGGGTTCTTCGTGAAGATCCACCGGGGCATCGGCTGGGGCGAGATTTTCAAGAACCTGCTGACCGCCAAGCTGCCGGTGCTTGGCGCGGGCCAGGAGTGGAAGGCCATCCAGCGCCTGCAAGAAGTCGGTGTCCCAACCATGACTGCTGTCGCCTACGGCGAAAAGGGCAGTAACCCGGCGGACCAGCATTCGTTCATCGTCACCGAAGAGCTGGCGCCCACCATCAGCCTTGAAGATTTCAGCATCGACTGGGTCAAGCACCCGCCGGAGCCAAAGCTCAAGCGCGCCCTGATCGCCGAAGTCGCGCGCATGACCGGCATGATGCACCGCGCCGGGGTCAACCATCGCGACTGCTACATCTGCCACTTCCTGCTGCACACCGATAAACCGGTGACCTGCGATGATTTCAAGTTGTCGGTGATCGACCTTCACCGCGCCCAGACCCGTCCGACGATTACCCAGCGCTGGCGCAACAAGGACCTGGCGGCGCTGTATTTTTCGGCGCTGGAGATCGGCCTGACCCGCCGCGACAAACTACGTTTCCTCAAGGGGTACTTCCAACAGCCTCTGCGCCAGATTCTGGCTGAAGAAGCCGGGTTGCTGGCGTGGCTCGAGGGCAAGGCCAGCAAGCTCTACGAGCGTAAACAGCGATACGGGGATGCGCTCTGA